The Syntrophorhabdaceae bacterium nucleotide sequence GGGCAAAGGGACTATACAGATCGAGATCTTCGATAATGGTCCAGGTATAAGCCCTGATGACCTTCCTTATATCTTTGATCCGTTTTTCAGCAACAAGAAAAAAGGGACCGGGCTCGGGCTCTCCAACGTGAAGAAGATCATAGAGGCACATGGAGGGACAGTTCATACAGCCTCGAGAAAACCCCAGGGGATCCACGTTTTTCTCACAATACCTGCCAGGAAGACAGTATGAAGAAAAAGAAGATCCTTATTATCGACGACGAACAATCCCTGCTCGAATCCCTGGAGATGTTCCTGAGCGAGAAGGGTTATGATGTGTGCTGCGCGATCTCTGCAACCGAAGGGATCGAGAAGAACACCTTTTTCGGGCCTGATATAGTGATCCTTGATATCCGCCTGCCTGACAAGAATGGTCTTGATGTTCTTCGGGAGTTGACGCAAAAGCATAACGAAAAAAATGTCATCATCATTACCGCGTTTCATGATATGGAGACGACCATCGCGGCCATGAAGCTCGGCGCCTGTGAGTATATCCCGAAACCTATTGATATTGAGGAACTGGAAAATGCCATAGACAGGGCATTGAAGGTCGGAAGCTTAAGACACAGCGCTGATGCCATCTCGCTGGATCCATCGTCGATATACGAGAAGGGAAAGATAATCGGCAAAAGCAAGGCCATGAAGGAGATATTCAAATCCATTGGACTGCTTTCCGAAAATATGGTCACGGTATTGGTCGAGGGAGAAACAGGCACAGGAAAAGAACTGATCGCGCGGGCGATCCACTATCACAGTCCGTACAAGGACCAACCCCTCCTCGCCATCAATTGTTCGGCCATTGTGGGAACACTGCTTGAAAGCGAGCTTTTCGGCCATGAGAAAGGTTCCTTTACCGGCGCCATCGCTTCGAAGAAAGGCAAGTTCGAGCTCGCGGGTGACGGGACGATATTCCTTGACGAGGTCAGCGAGATACCCTTTGAGCTGCAGGCTAAATTGCTGCGGTTCCTGCAGGAGAAGGAGTTTGAACATGTCGGCGGTGAAAGAAACCTCAAATCGAACGCGAGGGTCATCGCAGCGACGAACAAGGACTTGAGGAAGATGGTCAAAAACGGAGGCTTCAGGGAAGACCTTTATTACAGGCTCAGCGTGGCCACTATCGAGGTACCTCCTTTGAGGGAGCGGAAATCAGACATACCGCTTCTCATTGAATATATACTCAGGAAGATCAATGCCGAACTGCACAGGAACATCAAAAAGGTTGAAGAGAAGGCCGTGAGCAGGCTCATAAATTATGACTGGCCCGGGAATGTAAGGGAACTTGAAAATATTCTCACCCGTGCGGCGATCACCACACAGGGCGAGGTGATCCTCGATGAATTTATATCCCCGTTGCTCGGCAAAGAAGACAGGGCAACAGATAAAAAGGATCTCCTGAACCTGTTAAGCCTCCAGGATATCGAGAGGGAACATATCCTGAAGGTGCTGAGTCACACACGCTGGCATCTCGGCAACACCTGCAGGCTTCTCGGGATATCACGCCCGACGCTGCG carries:
- a CDS encoding sigma-54 dependent transcriptional regulator; translation: MKKKKILIIDDEQSLLESLEMFLSEKGYDVCCAISATEGIEKNTFFGPDIVILDIRLPDKNGLDVLRELTQKHNEKNVIIITAFHDMETTIAAMKLGACEYIPKPIDIEELENAIDRALKVGSLRHSADAISLDPSSIYEKGKIIGKSKAMKEIFKSIGLLSENMVTVLVEGETGTGKELIARAIHYHSPYKDQPLLAINCSAIVGTLLESELFGHEKGSFTGAIASKKGKFELAGDGTIFLDEVSEIPFELQAKLLRFLQEKEFEHVGGERNLKSNARVIAATNKDLRKMVKNGGFREDLYYRLSVATIEVPPLRERKSDIPLLIEYILRKINAELHRNIKKVEEKAVSRLINYDWPGNVRELENILTRAAITTQGEVILDEFISPLLGKEDRATDKKDLLNLLSLQDIEREHILKVLSHTRWHLGNTCRLLGISRPTLRQKLKEYGISIHPYSP